A genomic segment from Arcobacter acticola encodes:
- a CDS encoding sensor histidine kinase, whose translation MKNKIDKLINYFDNLKFRYKTAFLIFIIAGGMICIIILSQISIFAVKQDFDILFDKRTKSLMQLENIKDTFQVNVQDTLRDFEKKQISFEQTSEVLKLAQEIIDKNWLLYKNQIKVQNKDFLTTFIKDFIIKEENYYENKALKNNIMNNINTKMQIIKSKLAKINIDTNEEKFHLELNLQINAVSIYLTSLINYDLSLAINEKRNTDKIFNIILIFSIISIFIVFLFSIILSIFIINNFKKLHNSLEQKVDIKTKELQELNMSLESKISKEVSQNRKKDIIMFQQARLASLGEMLNNIAHQWRQPLGSITMIIQSFQTKLLLGKLTPDFVDEKVKDALFLANNMSNTLDDFKNFFSPNKIKSKFSIKNCIEHSIELSKYLLLRENIKVELTIKKDVEINSFYNELSHVFLNIITNAKDALCSNVNKNDRIIKIIVNKFENNLVVNIVDNAGGIPQEVLPKIFEPYYTTKYKSAGTGIGLYMSKQIIEKHMEGQLSCKNIRHKIKDERVFDCTLFTIKIPIKNNYKESDDE comes from the coding sequence ATGAAAAATAAAATTGATAAACTAATAAATTATTTTGATAATTTAAAATTTAGATATAAAACTGCTTTTTTAATTTTTATAATCGCAGGAGGAATGATTTGTATTATTATACTTTCACAAATATCTATTTTTGCAGTAAAACAAGATTTTGATATTTTATTTGATAAAAGAACAAAAAGTTTAATGCAACTAGAAAATATAAAAGATACCTTTCAAGTAAATGTTCAAGATACATTAAGAGATTTTGAGAAAAAACAAATCTCTTTTGAACAAACTTCTGAAGTTTTAAAATTAGCCCAAGAAATTATTGATAAGAACTGGCTTTTATACAAAAATCAAATAAAAGTACAAAATAAAGATTTTTTAACAACTTTTATTAAAGATTTCATAATTAAAGAAGAAAATTATTATGAAAATAAAGCCCTAAAAAACAATATTATGAATAATATTAATACAAAAATGCAAATCATAAAAAGTAAACTTGCTAAAATAAATATAGATACTAATGAAGAAAAATTCCATTTAGAACTAAATCTTCAAATAAATGCCGTTTCTATTTATCTAACAAGTTTAATTAATTATGATTTATCATTAGCTATTAATGAAAAAAGAAATACTGATAAAATTTTTAATATCATTTTGATTTTCTCTATTATTTCTATTTTTATAGTATTTTTATTTTCTATTATTTTGTCTATTTTTATTATAAACAATTTCAAAAAATTACATAATTCACTTGAACAAAAAGTTGATATAAAAACAAAAGAACTTCAAGAGTTAAATATGTCCCTTGAGTCAAAAATTTCAAAAGAAGTTTCCCAAAATAGAAAAAAAGATATTATCATGTTCCAACAAGCAAGACTTGCATCTTTGGGTGAAATGTTAAACAATATTGCTCACCAATGGAGACAACCATTGGGATCTATTACCATGATTATTCAAAGCTTTCAAACAAAACTATTATTAGGTAAATTAACACCTGATTTTGTTGATGAAAAAGTTAAAGATGCCCTGTTTCTAGCTAATAATATGTCAAATACCCTTGATGATTTTAAAAACTTCTTTTCTCCAAATAAAATAAAAAGTAAATTTTCAATTAAAAATTGTATTGAACACTCTATTGAGCTTTCAAAATATTTATTATTAAGAGAGAATATAAAAGTTGAGTTAACAATAAAAAAAGATGTAGAAATCAATAGTTTTTATAATGAATTATCTCATGTGTTCTTAAATATCATCACAAATGCAAAAGATGCTTTATGTTCAAATGTTAATAAAAATGATAGAATCATAAAAATAATTGTAAATAAATTTGAGAATAATCTTGTTGTAAATATAGTAGATAATGCAGGAGGAATACCTCAAGAAGTTTTACCAAAAATTTTCGAACCTTACTATACAACAAAATATAAAAGTGCAGGAACTGGAATAGGACTTTATATGTCTAAACAAATAATTGAAAAACATATGGAAGGTCAATTATCTTGTAAAAATATTCGCCATAAAATAAAGGATGAAAGAGTTTTTGACTGTACTTTGTTTACAATAAAAATACCTATAAAAAACAACTATAAAGAGAGTGATGATGAATAA
- a CDS encoding response regulator, with the protein MNNNDLNILHEFNILYLEDDENLLKHTKDILEDFVNNIYAVKTISEALDILLNKKVDVIISDILLKDENGIDFLKHIKNKNINIPTILTTAHTDTQYLLDAIRLKVENYIIKPINIKELLNSLHDILLPIVQKKEIQKNNNLIKTISAITDGKQVAIIKYILNNLDNENLFTASYTDIMDSFSISKPTLIKLFKELAEKNILVKVQHKTYRFNEKTLENL; encoded by the coding sequence ATGAATAACAATGATTTAAATATTTTACATGAATTCAATATTTTATATCTTGAAGATGATGAAAATCTATTAAAACATACAAAAGATATTTTAGAAGATTTTGTAAACAATATTTATGCTGTAAAAACTATAAGTGAAGCTTTAGATATACTTTTAAATAAAAAAGTTGATGTAATAATTTCTGATATTTTATTAAAAGATGAAAATGGTATTGATTTTTTAAAACACATAAAAAATAAAAATATAAATATTCCTACTATTCTTACAACTGCTCACACTGATACTCAATATTTATTAGATGCAATAAGATTAAAAGTTGAAAACTATATTATAAAACCTATAAATATTAAAGAGTTATTAAATAGTTTACACGATATTTTACTTCCAATTGTTCAAAAAAAAGAGATTCAAAAAAACAATAATTTAATAAAAACAATTTCAGCTATAACAGATGGAAAGCAAGTTGCAATTATAAAATATATTCTAAATAATTTAGATAATGAAAACCTTTTTACAGCTTCATATACAGATATAATGGATAGTTTTTCAATTTCAAAACCAACGCTTATTAAACTATTTAAAGAGTTAGCAGAAAAAAATATCTTGGTAAAAGTTCAACATAAAACTTATAGATTCAATGAAAAAACATTAGAGAATCTATAG
- a CDS encoding efflux RND transporter permease subunit, with the protein MYKLAINRPITTLMGVLTFVIFGIMSYKSMPINLFPNVDFPIVTVQTTYNGADPSTVETKVTDKIEEAISGVDGIDKLMSTSYEGFSAVTIQFKLTKDLDEATNDVRDKIGALNLPSEVDKPVVKKLGGAGAVISLFIASDGNDTSSLMRLADEKLKPQLQRIKGVGEVNILGYQDREIRIFIDPFLLNKYNLSALDVSAIISKQNIKQGVGKIINQNQEIILKAQGDAQNVEEIGNILVKSGVRLKDIATIKDGLSDAKSFSSYNGQQGVTLEVKKISGENVLNIIKEVKKVLPKLQVLAGENTQIKILQDQSEKIMVNIDNVQFDLIFGAFLSVFIVFVFLRNTTATFVSALAIPTSVIGTFAIIDYLGYDLNRLTLIGLTLAIGIFIDDAIVVIENIMKKMEDGATTFQASFEGAKEVAFSILAISSVLLAVFVPVAFMDGIVGMFFNSFAMTVASGIVISYFVAIMFIPSIGARVLSTKQSRFYHATEPILSAIDKSYTWLLKPLLRFKTITIIVTIGILVASTTLKVGMSFLPMQDNAEFQITIKAPVGINLESMKKAMIPFDDMLKEDKDILYSISSIGYNSAQELHKGRVYVKLKSLKERTKTQEAIIQYYRDKFSSIKDMIISVEKVDDFDTGTTTAPVQVVIKGDKLEELDVLSTKLMNILKETPGVVDVDRDFENGKPEIKIGILRENAQRVGVSVEDIASILGSAYSSDSAVSYFEDNGRQFDITVRLKDNFRSSLDDLKKLQVRNSNGQFVALDGLIKIEETLGNASINRFDRERKVLVTANIFNTSLDKIVEIVDSKMPEILPLGYSYRYTGDVENMVDTNKAFASAVFFAVILIYLILAALYESLIQPFIIMISMPLSFTGVMVALYLSGNSFSLFVMIGIILLLGMVGKNAILVVDFANRAIKDGKSIDDALLEAGEKRLRPILMTTFAMIGAMLPLAFGSGAGHESNAPMAIAIIGGLISSTILTLLVVPAIYKFMYPLDAWLRKWYEKGIVK; encoded by the coding sequence ATGTATAAATTAGCTATAAATCGCCCAATCACAACTTTGATGGGTGTATTAACATTTGTTATTTTTGGAATTATGTCATATAAAAGTATGCCTATCAATCTTTTTCCTAATGTTGACTTTCCAATAGTTACAGTTCAAACTACATACAATGGAGCAGATCCATCTACTGTTGAAACAAAAGTAACTGATAAGATTGAAGAAGCGATTTCAGGTGTTGATGGTATTGATAAACTTATGTCAACAAGTTATGAAGGTTTTAGTGCGGTTACCATCCAGTTTAAACTTACAAAAGATTTAGATGAAGCCACAAATGATGTAAGAGATAAAATAGGTGCATTAAATCTTCCTTCTGAAGTTGATAAACCAGTTGTAAAGAAATTAGGGGGCGCAGGAGCTGTTATAAGTCTTTTTATAGCTTCAGATGGAAATGATACAAGCTCTTTAATGAGACTTGCAGATGAAAAACTTAAACCTCAATTACAAAGAATAAAAGGTGTTGGGGAAGTTAATATTTTAGGATATCAAGATAGAGAAATTCGTATTTTTATAGACCCCTTTTTATTAAATAAATATAATCTTAGCGCTTTAGACGTAAGTGCTATTATTTCAAAACAAAATATAAAACAAGGTGTTGGAAAAATCATTAATCAAAACCAAGAGATTATTTTAAAAGCTCAAGGTGATGCGCAAAATGTTGAAGAGATTGGTAATATATTAGTAAAATCAGGTGTTAGATTAAAAGATATTGCAACAATCAAAGATGGACTAAGTGATGCAAAAAGTTTTTCTTCTTATAATGGTCAACAAGGTGTTACTTTAGAAGTAAAAAAAATCTCAGGGGAAAATGTTTTAAATATCATCAAAGAGGTAAAGAAAGTACTTCCTAAACTTCAAGTCCTTGCAGGTGAAAATACACAAATTAAAATACTTCAAGATCAATCTGAAAAAATTATGGTAAATATTGATAATGTACAATTTGACCTAATCTTTGGAGCTTTTCTTTCTGTTTTTATTGTATTTGTTTTTTTACGAAATACAACAGCTACTTTTGTTTCAGCCTTAGCAATTCCCACTTCTGTTATTGGAACTTTTGCTATTATTGATTATTTGGGATATGACTTAAATCGTTTAACACTTATTGGACTTACCCTTGCAATTGGAATATTTATTGATGATGCTATTGTTGTAATTGAAAATATCATGAAAAAAATGGAAGATGGCGCAACAACATTTCAAGCTTCTTTTGAAGGTGCAAAAGAGGTTGCTTTTTCAATTCTTGCTATTTCATCTGTTTTATTAGCAGTTTTTGTACCAGTGGCTTTCATGGATGGAATTGTAGGAATGTTTTTTAACTCATTTGCAATGACTGTTGCTTCTGGAATTGTAATTTCTTATTTTGTTGCCATTATGTTTATTCCAAGTATTGGGGCAAGGGTTTTAAGTACAAAACAAAGTCGTTTTTATCATGCAACTGAGCCTATATTATCTGCCATTGATAAAAGTTATACTTGGTTATTAAAGCCATTACTTCGTTTTAAAACTATTACGATTATTGTAACAATTGGTATATTAGTTGCTTCAACTACTTTAAAAGTTGGAATGTCATTTTTACCAATGCAAGATAATGCAGAGTTTCAAATCACTATAAAAGCACCTGTTGGAATTAATTTAGAATCAATGAAAAAAGCTATGATTCCCTTTGATGATATGTTAAAAGAGGATAAAGATATTTTATATTCAATTTCATCGATTGGTTATAACTCAGCTCAAGAGTTACATAAAGGAAGAGTTTATGTAAAACTTAAAAGCTTAAAAGAAAGAACAAAAACACAAGAAGCAATAATTCAATACTATAGGGATAAATTCTCATCAATTAAAGATATGATAATATCTGTTGAGAAAGTAGATGATTTTGATACAGGAACAACAACAGCACCTGTTCAAGTTGTAATCAAAGGTGATAAACTTGAAGAATTAGATGTTTTATCTACAAAGTTAATGAATATTCTAAAAGAAACTCCTGGTGTTGTGGATGTTGATAGAGATTTTGAAAATGGAAAACCTGAGATTAAAATTGGTATTTTAAGAGAAAATGCCCAAAGAGTAGGAGTTAGTGTTGAAGATATTGCTTCAATTTTAGGTTCAGCATATTCAAGTGATAGTGCAGTTTCATATTTTGAAGACAATGGAAGACAATTTGATATAACTGTTCGATTAAAAGATAATTTTAGATCTTCACTTGATGATTTAAAAAAACTACAAGTTCGTAATTCAAATGGTCAATTTGTTGCTCTTGATGGATTAATAAAAATCGAAGAAACTCTAGGAAATGCTTCAATAAACAGATTTGATAGGGAAAGAAAAGTTTTAGTAACAGCAAATATTTTTAATACTTCCCTTGATAAAATCGTAGAAATTGTTGATTCTAAAATGCCAGAAATTTTACCTTTAGGATATAGCTATCGTTATACAGGAGATGTTGAAAATATGGTAGATACAAATAAGGCTTTTGCCTCTGCTGTTTTCTTTGCTGTAATTTTGATTTATCTTATTCTTGCAGCATTATATGAATCACTTATTCAGCCCTTTATTATTATGATTTCAATGCCTTTATCTTTTACAGGAGTTATGGTTGCTTTATATTTAAGTGGAAATTCTTTTAGTTTATTTGTAATGATTGGGATTATTTTACTCTTAGGAATGGTTGGTAAAAATGCTATTTTAGTTGTGGATTTTGCAAATCGTGCAATCAAAGATGGAAAAAGTATTGATGATGCACTTTTAGAAGCAGGTGAAAAAAGGTTACGTCCAATTTTAATGACAACCTTTGCAATGATTGGAGCTATGCTTCCTTTAGCTTTTGGAAGTGGAGCAGGGCATGAAAGTAATGCTCCGATGGCAATAGCAATTATTGGAGGACTTATAAGTTCAACTATCTTAACCCTTTTAGTAGTTCCTGCTATTTATAAATTTATGTATCCACTTGATGCATGGCTTAGAAAATGGTACGAAAAAGGTATAGTTAAATAA
- a CDS encoding efflux RND transporter periplasmic adaptor subunit — protein sequence MKKIFIIILFMFHSLFAEDIYATFDVVSDKESQLGLSVSGIVSTLNVNVGDKLKKDDLILSLNNTQEKNEYEIAKKNAEHSANTYSRYAKISNVIDKEKMENYTFDRDITQLNAKNKEIILRKTELRAPYDLVITKKNIDLGAIVLASQTKLIDVIALDDVKLILKLDEKYWQKVKVGQKFIYKVDGSDTDYEGTITKVYPVILKETRQMQAEVQAQNLMPGLFGNGTIKAE from the coding sequence ATGAAAAAGATTTTTATAATTATATTATTTATGTTTCATTCCTTGTTTGCAGAGGATATTTATGCAACATTTGATGTTGTAAGTGATAAAGAGTCACAACTTGGACTTTCTGTATCAGGAATTGTAAGTACCTTAAATGTAAATGTTGGTGATAAGTTAAAAAAAGATGATTTAATTCTTTCTTTAAATAATACACAAGAAAAAAATGAATATGAAATTGCAAAAAAGAATGCAGAACATTCGGCTAATACTTATTCAAGATATGCAAAAATATCTAATGTTATAGATAAAGAAAAAATGGAGAACTACACTTTTGATAGGGATATTACTCAGTTAAATGCTAAAAATAAAGAAATCATTTTGAGAAAAACTGAGTTAAGAGCACCTTATGATTTAGTGATTACTAAAAAAAATATTGACTTAGGTGCTATTGTTTTAGCTTCTCAAACTAAACTTATTGATGTTATTGCTTTAGATGATGTGAAATTGATATTAAAATTAGATGAGAAATATTGGCAAAAAGTAAAAGTAGGGCAAAAGTTTATATATAAAGTTGATGGTAGTGATACAGATTATGAAGGAACTATTACAAAAGTATATCCAGTAATTTTAAAAGAAACAAGACAAATGCAAGCTGAAGTTCAAGCACAAAATCTTATGCCAGGTCTTTTTGGTAATGGCACAATTAAAGCAGAGTAA
- a CDS encoding TetR/AcrR family transcriptional regulator — protein sequence MARIIDKDEKRANIALSAIKLFCEKGIQQTSIDEIAKSAEVAKGTIYLYFKNKEEIVFTIWDILSAQHQETFQKNITVNMSAKEKILEYFNFNQLQEEFDKEQILKLFQHFISSMLIDETQLYTAYFESFFKKDYDFIFLYLNEGIDKGELIIDDVDNLTNIIILLLKGLLVKSKASNMTFNETQNILNKHLSYLLDNYTKDKL from the coding sequence ATGGCAAGAATTATAGATAAAGATGAAAAAAGAGCTAATATAGCATTATCTGCTATTAAACTTTTTTGTGAAAAGGGAATACAACAAACAAGTATTGATGAAATAGCCAAAAGTGCTGAAGTAGCAAAAGGAACTATATATCTTTATTTTAAAAATAAAGAAGAGATAGTTTTTACTATTTGGGATATTCTTTCTGCACAACATCAAGAAACTTTTCAAAAAAATATCACAGTAAATATGAGTGCAAAAGAAAAAATCCTAGAGTATTTTAATTTTAATCAACTTCAAGAAGAGTTTGATAAAGAGCAAATACTTAAACTTTTTCAACATTTTATAAGCTCAATGCTTATTGATGAAACCCAACTTTATACAGCATACTTTGAAAGTTTTTTCAAAAAAGATTATGACTTTATTTTTTTGTATTTAAATGAAGGAATTGATAAAGGTGAATTAATAATTGATGATGTTGATAACTTAACTAATATAATAATTCTACTTTTAAAAGGTCTATTAGTTAAATCAAAAGCTTCAAATATGACTTTTAATGAAACTCAAAATATTTTGAATAAACATCTTAGTTACTTACTTGACAATTACACAAAGGATAAATTATGA
- a CDS encoding pirin family protein, translating into MLKKLQKENMGTSNLGWLESRFHFSFSNYYNPKNMCFGVLRVLNDDIIHTTSGFDMHPHENVEIITYVINGELTHKDSLGNIETLTRGDIQYLSAGDGIYHSEYNKNKSLDLRLLQIWIIPPKVGLPRLYGSNKFEEIQRKNKFLNIVSGQNGTADIKIHQDINIYVSQLDSDKNLDFHIEENRQVYFVQIEGKSDINGLVLNNGDAVEIINEKQINIKALENSHFLFIEMAKV; encoded by the coding sequence ATGTTAAAAAAATTGCAAAAAGAGAATATGGGTACTTCTAATTTAGGCTGGTTAGAAAGTAGATTTCATTTTAGTTTTTCAAATTATTATAACCCAAAGAATATGTGTTTTGGAGTACTTAGAGTGCTTAATGACGATATTATCCATACCACTTCTGGATTTGATATGCATCCTCATGAAAATGTGGAAATTATTACTTATGTGATTAATGGGGAACTAACACATAAAGATTCATTAGGAAATATTGAGACTCTAACAAGAGGTGATATTCAATATTTAAGTGCAGGTGATGGTATATATCATAGTGAATATAATAAAAATAAATCTCTTGATTTAAGACTTTTACAAATATGGATTATACCACCTAAAGTTGGACTTCCAAGACTTTATGGTTCAAATAAATTTGAAGAAATACAGAGAAAAAATAAATTTTTAAATATAGTATCAGGGCAAAATGGAACAGCTGATATAAAAATCCATCAAGACATAAATATTTATGTTAGTCAATTAGATTCAGATAAAAATTTAGATTTTCATATAGAAGAAAATAGACAGGTTTATTTTGTACAAATTGAAGGAAAATCAGATATAAATGGGCTTGTCTTAAATAATGGTGATGCAGTGGAAATAATAAATGAAAAACAAATAAATATAAAAGCCTTAGAAAATTCACATTTTTTATTTATTGAAATGGCAAAAGTATAA
- a CDS encoding DODA-type extradiol aromatic ring-opening family dioxygenase, with translation MNPTLFISHGAPNIILSDIKSKKRIKKLAENLETPKYIIIFSAHYLTKDLKIISPQANKIMYDFYGFEDELYKVKYEINSDEKLTLELIEKLKKNNIDISIDENRKSYDHGVWNVLALMYEDLKIPVLQISIPSSYSTEQLINLGINLQQFKDKALIICSGGITHNLGDMGMSLTTKDYAKKFNSDIVNIIENAKEDELKNIAKNINFYKNHPSTEHFLPLFIAYGNAINKKGKSFNKEMIYSNISMESFIFDEKETYN, from the coding sequence ATGAATCCAACACTATTTATTTCACATGGCGCTCCAAATATTATTTTGAGTGATATCAAATCAAAAAAGAGAATAAAGAAATTAGCAGAGAATTTAGAAACACCAAAATATATTATTATATTTTCAGCACATTATTTAACAAAAGATTTAAAAATTATTTCACCCCAAGCAAATAAAATAATGTACGATTTTTATGGTTTTGAAGATGAATTATATAAAGTAAAGTATGAAATAAATAGTGATGAGAAATTAACATTAGAATTAATTGAAAAATTGAAAAAAAATAATATTGATATTTCAATAGATGAAAATAGAAAAAGTTATGACCATGGAGTTTGGAATGTCTTAGCCTTGATGTATGAAGATCTTAAAATTCCAGTATTACAAATAAGTATTCCAAGTTCTTATAGTACTGAACAGTTAATTAATTTAGGAATAAATCTTCAACAATTTAAAGATAAAGCTTTGATTATCTGTAGTGGTGGTATTACACATAACTTAGGCGATATGGGTATGAGTCTTACTACAAAAGATTATGCAAAGAAATTTAATAGTGATATTGTAAATATTATTGAAAATGCAAAAGAAGATGAATTAAAAAATATTGCAAAAAATATTAACTTCTATAAAAATCATCCTTCAACGGAACATTTTTTACCCTTATTTATAGCTTATGGAAATGCCATAAATAAGAAAGGGAAATCTTTCAATAAAGAAATGATTTATTCAAATATCTCAATGGAGAGTTTTATTTTTGATGAAAAGGAAACTTATAATTGA
- a CDS encoding CDGSH iron-sulfur domain-containing protein — MATQLEANKEYYYCTCGKSEDGIFCNGSHKGTEFIPKVFTVSETKKYNICACKKTSNAPFCDGSHSK; from the coding sequence ATGGCAACACAATTAGAAGCAAATAAAGAGTACTATTACTGTACTTGTGGTAAAAGTGAAGATGGAATTTTCTGTAATGGTTCACACAAAGGAACAGAGTTTATACCTAAAGTATTTACAGTATCTGAAACTAAAAAATATAATATTTGTGCCTGTAAGAAAACATCGAATGCACCATTTTGTGATGGTTCTCACTCTAAATAA
- a CDS encoding YceI family protein: MKFLKLSLASLVASSALFAGTYNVDASHSNVGFKVKHLMISNVNGKFDTFSGNFEYDEKTKTLKSLVGEAKVASINTEDAKRDAHLKSADFFDEANHPTLTFKLDKIDGDFAYGKLSIRGITKDVKLNFENNGEAIDPWGNKRVALELTGKINRKDFGLNWNKALEAGGVLVDETVKLNIEVEGILAK, encoded by the coding sequence ATGAAATTTTTAAAATTAAGCTTAGCATCACTTGTAGCTTCAAGTGCTCTATTTGCAGGAACATATAATGTTGACGCAAGTCATTCGAATGTTGGATTTAAAGTAAAACACTTAATGATTTCAAACGTAAATGGGAAATTTGATACATTTAGTGGTAACTTTGAATATGATGAAAAAACAAAAACATTAAAAAGTTTAGTTGGTGAAGCAAAAGTTGCTTCAATTAATACAGAAGATGCAAAAAGAGATGCGCACTTAAAATCTGCTGATTTCTTTGATGAAGCAAATCATCCTACTTTAACTTTTAAATTAGACAAAATTGATGGTGATTTTGCATATGGGAAACTTTCAATTAGAGGTATAACTAAAGATGTAAAACTTAATTTTGAAAATAATGGAGAAGCGATTGATCCTTGGGGAAATAAAAGGGTTGCTTTAGAATTAACAGGAAAAATTAATAGAAAAGATTTTGGTCTTAACTGGAATAAAGCATTAGAAGCTGGTGGAGTTTTAGTTGATGAAACTGTAAAATTAAACATTGAAGTAGAAGGAATTTTAGCTAAGTAA
- a CDS encoding MarR family winged helix-turn-helix transcriptional regulator has translation MNNKSLKSYGLRTDKSMKTVVRLERAALKINNMTVNYLSQHNLTFNQFKVLEVLYHLGDLNIGSITKLTMSTPGNITVVVKNLKRDEWITSIKDPNDSRVSILSITQKGTDVIEKVFPNHANNLNKALEILSDKELDTLYDLLDKVYKAN, from the coding sequence ATGAATAATAAATCACTAAAATCTTATGGTTTACGAACTGATAAATCTATGAAAACTGTTGTTAGATTAGAAAGAGCAGCTTTAAAAATAAACAATATGACAGTGAACTATTTATCACAACATAATCTGACGTTTAATCAATTTAAAGTTCTAGAAGTTTTATATCACTTAGGTGATTTAAATATAGGTTCAATCACAAAACTTACTATGAGCACACCTGGGAATATAACAGTTGTGGTAAAAAATCTCAAAAGAGATGAATGGATAACTTCTATAAAAGATCCAAATGATAGTAGAGTATCTATTTTGTCTATTACTCAAAAGGGAACAGATGTTATTGAAAAAGTATTTCCAAATCATGCAAATAATTTGAATAAAGCTTTAGAAATTTTAAGTGATAAAGAACTAGATACTTTATATGATTTATTGGACAAGGTTTATAAGGCAAACTGA
- a CDS encoding heavy-metal-associated domain-containing protein — MKILFIIFAFCSFVFASNESLIKVEGMHCPLCTTAVKKAVKAVDGVEKVSVRLNTKEVTVTYNDKTNLKEILSAIKTTSYEGVLISTTLHNIKN, encoded by the coding sequence ATGAAAATTTTATTTATAATATTTGCTTTTTGTTCTTTTGTTTTTGCTTCAAATGAATCACTTATAAAAGTTGAAGGAATGCATTGCCCTTTATGTACTACAGCTGTAAAAAAAGCAGTAAAAGCTGTAGATGGAGTTGAAAAAGTTAGTGTACGATTAAATACAAAAGAAGTTACAGTTACTTACAATGATAAAACAAACTTAAAAGAAATTTTAAGTGCAATTAAAACTACTTCATACGAAGGAGTTTTAATATCAACTACTTTGCATAATATTAAAAATTAA